One stretch of Lucilia cuprina isolate Lc7/37 chromosome 6, ASM2204524v1, whole genome shotgun sequence DNA includes these proteins:
- the LOC111689316 gene encoding proto-oncogene serine/threonine-protein kinase mos, translating to MSYLQIQNKENELILNTPNRLEILKEGAPINQIKSNLLGRGTYGTVIKAIYKAKPVAVKIIKNSQDVNKQTAGNEAHILGWLHPNIVRIFKIESTPNFSIVVMERFNGHCLQKVLDTIELPLIHRIFIAIDIISGLIYCHNNYLLHMDIKPQNIMVQLLYPKPQQKINPNKPNRRYKCKLCDFGSSVKITAGKTQATGLAKGTIRYMAPEALKEEELTTAADVYALGITLWQMSYRLMPYYWLECNEVVAYQVVKHKLRPNALQSNIEEITNTNSTNLHDNCFCATNSANLSYHSWENLRNILNKTKCELLTETVTKAEYPLKKLDLKRTPLKDLNQQVNTKEKISNVKRNLQQEFMIIDSFALASIFKNDSDFLDSLQKEELYEEIFKSCWLSDCNERPKCRELLKRFNEFM from the exons at GTCCTATTTGCaaatacaaaacaaagaaaatgaaTTGATATTAAACACTCCCAATCGTTTGGAAATACTTAAAGAGGGTGCACcaattaatcaaattaaaagtaatttactGGGACGAGGAACATATGGCACAGTAATTAAAGCTATTTATAAAG CAAAACCGGTGgcagttaaaattataaaaaattcacaagatgtaaataaacaaactgCCGGTAATGAGGCCCATATATTGGGTTGGTTACATCCAAATATCGTGAGAATTTTTaag ATTGAATCTACACCAAATTTTTCCATTGTGGTAATGGAACGTTTTAATGGTCATTGTTTGCAAAAAGTTTTGGATACAATTGAATTGCCTTTAATTCATAGGATCTT CATTGCCATTGATATAATCTCCGGTTTAATATATTGTCATAATAACTATTTATTACACATGGATATTAAACCACAAAATATAATGGTACAACTATTGTATCCAAAACCACAACAGAAAATTAACCCAAATAAACCCAACAGAAGGTACAAATGTAAATTATGTGATTTTGGTTCGTCAGTGAAAATAACTGCAGGAAAAACTCAAGCTACAGGTTTAGCAAAG ggCACCATACGTTATATGGCACCGGAAGCCCTCAAAGAAGAAGAACTAACAACTGCTGCTGATGTATATGCCTTGGGCATAACGCTGTGGCAAATGTCTTATCGTCTAATGCCATATTATTGGCTGGAATGTAATGAAGTGGTAGCCTATCAAGTGGTTAAACATAAATTACGGCCCAATGCTTTACAATCGAATATTGAGGAAATTACGAATACAAATTCCACAAATTTACATGATAATTGTTTTTGTGCTACAAATTCCGCTAATTTATCATATCATTCCTGGGAAAATCTacgcaatattttaaataaaaccaaatgtgAATTATTAACGGAAACAGTGACAAAGGCTGAGTATCCTTTAAAAAAGTTAGATTTAAAAAGAACCCCTTTAAAGGATTTAAATCAACAAGTaaatactaaagaaaaaatttcaaatgtaaaaCGTAATTTACAACAGGAATTCATGATCATTGATTCATTTGCTTTGGcaagcatttttaaaaatgatagTGATTTTCTTGATTCACTGCAAAAGGAAGAGTTGTATGAGGAAATATTTAAATCCTGCTGGCTCAGTGATTGTAATGAAAGACCCAAATGTAGGGAATTACTAAAacgttttaatgaatttatgtaa
- the LOC124420777 gene encoding tafazzin-like has product MTKEEMRLKWGVGRIIYESSKVPIIIPMWHEGMDDVLPNVEPYILKWGKRVTVNIGKPIDMNDFINDLKSRNVPEPEARKLITDKIQEVFHNLRLETEELHKKHK; this is encoded by the exons ATGACTAAAGAAGAAATGCGCCTGAAATGGGGTGTTGGTCGTATTATCTATGAATCTTCCAAAGTGCCTATAATAATACCCATGTGGCATGAGGGCATGGATGATGTGCTGCCAAATGTAGAACCCTATATACTTAAATGGGGCAAGAGAGTAACGGTGAATATTGGTAAACCGATTGATATGAATgattttataaatgatttaaaaagtaGAAATGTTCCTGAACCGGAGGCTAGAAAATTAATAACTGATAAAATACAAGAAGTATTTCAT aATTTACGCTTAGAAACCGAAGAGCttcataaaaaacacaaatag
- the LOC111679127 gene encoding tafazzin — MNKTKVYNRERLIEAVAKRPPGIPLVTVSNHHSCFDDPGLWGVLPVRYVCNSFKIRWSMAAHDICFTNKYHSTFFMFGKCIPVIRGQGVYQDAVDICVQKVKLGHWVHVFPEGKVNMTKEEMRLKWGVGRIIYESSKVPIIIPMWHEGMDDVLPNVEPYILKWGKRVTVNIGKPIDMNDFINDLKSRNVPEPEARKLITDKIQEVFHNLRLETEELHKKHK, encoded by the exons atgaataaaacaaaagtttataatagAGAAAGACTGATAGAAGCAGTGGCTAAACGACCACCCGGTATACCCTTAGTAACCGTATCAAATCATCATTCATGCTTTGATGATCCCGGTCTTTGGg gtGTTTTGCCAGTGCGTTACGTGTGTAATTCCTTTAAAATTAGATGGTCTATGGCAGCCCAtgatatttgttttacaaataaatatcattcaacattttttatgtttg GTAAATGCATTCCCGTAATACGTGGCCAAGGTGTCTATCAAGATGCTGTTGATATTTGtgtacaaaaagtaaaattaggACACTGGGTACATGTGTTTCCCGAGGGTAAAGTGAATATGACTAAAGAAGAAATGCGCCTGAAATGGGGTGTTGGTCGTATTATCTATGAATCTTCCAAAGTGCCTATAATAATACCCATGTGGCATGAGGGCATGGATGATGTGCTGCCAAATGTAGAACCCTATATACTTAAATGGGGCAAGAGAGTAACGGTGAATATTGGTAAACCGATTGATATGAATgattttataaatgatttaaaaagtaGAAATGTTCCTGAACCGGAGGCTAGAAAATTAATAACTGATAAAATACAAGAAGTATTTCAT aATTTACGCTTAGAAACCGAAGAGCttcataaaaaacacaaatag
- the LOC111679128 gene encoding uncharacterized protein LOC111679128 produces MFLFWNRPTASARQSALRCRERLDQEFIDKLDSLHDGALRTGLVSQEDLKEAYCKSRHIEQRPNRINMWYTFGIMAFVMLLTPIVYHVLTFILGIKCFLPNNNLVWEATRPISDCSYCRGVQGPLVLKNMTREEFAPYAYSSLPIVIKNAVSHWPAAKLLNLKLLKKIYDNHPGSLDEDCHFLHFHSDLKSIKDVFNMPEERANLSSGSTWYVGWSNCHLGVLDDLRKLYGRPHFLPADAEMSNMDYVFLGYELGAYMHMDHIHRLMWQAQLKGNKSWLLAPTPECDQVCNTFSFVAGPGDAVLIDTRFWYHGTSIPKGKFTLTIQSEYG; encoded by the exons atgtttttg TTTTGGAATCGACCCACTGCTTCGGCTAGACAATCTGCTTTGCGATGCCGGGAACGTTTGGATCAGGAATTTATCGACAAACTAGATAGTTTACATGATGGTGCTTTACGTACTGGTTTGGTATCCCAAGAGGATTTAAAAGAGGCCTATTGTAAGTCTCGTCATATAGAACAAAGACCAAATCGTATTAATATGTGGTATACATTTGGCATAATGGCTTTTGTGATGCTTCTTACACCCATAGTCTATCATGTACTAACATTTATACTGGGTATTAAGTGTTTTttaccaaataataatttagtttgGGAGGCAACACGACCCATCAGTGATTGCAGCTATTGTCGAGGAGTACAAGGACctttggttttaaaaaatatgacacGTGAAGAATTTGCACCCTATGCTTATTCCTCTTTACCAATAGTTATTAAAAATGCCGTAAGTCATTGGCCGGCAGCTAAACTTTTAAATctaaagcttttaaagaaaatctatgATAACCATCCCGGCTCTTTGGACGAAGATTgtcattttttgcattttcattCTGATCTCAAGTCCATAAAGGATGTTTTTAATATGCCCGAAGAAAGAGCTAATTTAAGCAGTGGCTCCACCTGGTATGTTGGTTGGAGTAATTGTCATCTTGGTGTTTTGGATGATTTAAGAAAACTATATGGTAGGCCTCATTTCCTACCGGCTGATGCTGAAATGTCCAATATGGATTATGTATTTTTGGGTTATGAACTGGGTGCTTATATGCAC aTGGATCATATACACCGTTTGATGTGGCAAGCCCAATTAAAGGGTAATAAAAGTTGGCTGTTGGCGCCTACACCTGAATGCGATCAAGTTTGTAATACTTTCTCATTTGTTGCTGGACCTGGAGATGCAG tatTAATTGACACTCGCTTTTGGTATCATGGTACATCTATACCTAAaggaaaatttactttaaccaTACAATCGGAATATGGTTAA
- the LOC111679137 gene encoding 39S ribosomal protein L18, mitochondrial, with amino-acid sequence MSGHFRPPTSAHVLRKLKQITLPKENAVYMTNRNPRNLEKLRIGYKPDGYHLEKPGRSFWHKLEVNISGRYVSAEVKHFENGPVISASTAEWAIKKQLFKTKDTAAFVNLARVLANRCQQSGITEMLCTIEAVPGGKLHKFLKTVEENGVVLREAPRYVHPKPWDAERPEKPWEILEEDLKTPASK; translated from the coding sequence atgtctgGACACTTCAGACCTCCTACATCTGCCCATGTATTGcgcaaactaaaacaaattaccCTGCCCAAGGAAAACGCGGTCTATATGACCAATCGCAATCCACgcaatttggaaaaattacGTATTGGTTATAAACCTGACGGCTACCACTTAGAAAAGCCTGGACGCTCTTTCTGGCATAAACTGGAAGTAAACATAAGTGGACGTTATGTTAGTGCAGAGGTAAAACATTTCGAAAATGGCCCAGTGATTAGTGCTTCTACTGCAGAATGGGCCATCAAAAAGCAATTGTTTAAAACCAAAGATACAGCCGCCTTTGTAAACTTGGCTAGAGTGTTAGCCAATCGTTGTCAACAATCGGGCATAACAGAAATGTTATGTACCATAGAAGCAGTGCCGGGAGGCAAATtgcataaatttctaaaaactgtTGAGGAAAATGGTGTTGTACTAAGGGAAGCCCCCCGTTATGTCCACCCTAAACCATGGGATGCTGAAAGACCCGAAAAACCATGGGAAATATTGGAGGAAGATTTAAAAACTCCTGCCAGTAAATAG
- the LOC111679138 gene encoding cytochrome b-c1 complex subunit 9, translating into MKIIYNALFKRTSTYAVAIMGSVFFFERAFDVISDQIFVSANKGKLWNDIKHKYE; encoded by the exons ATGAAAATCATCTACAACGCTTTGTTCAAAAGAACTTCCACCTATGCTGTAGCCATTATGGGTTCAGTATTCTTCTTTGAACGCGCATTTGATGTGATTTCCGATCAAATTTTCGTGTCTGCCAACAAAGGC AAACTATGGAATGACATTAAACACAAATACgaataa